A genomic segment from Myxocyprinus asiaticus isolate MX2 ecotype Aquarium Trade chromosome 36, UBuf_Myxa_2, whole genome shotgun sequence encodes:
- the LOC127427234 gene encoding nucleolar complex protein 3 homolog codes for MIVPLMNDPIRKVSEMCCEVVRKLLKQDKVGQASLAAVKVISGVVKSRNYDVKPEDLTDRESLHCILTSFHILSGQGDVLNIDPLKFYSHLYKTLLTMHAGGANEDIAIVLQCLAVMLTKRREQVTLQRAQAFVKRLSMLSLHVLPDSCMGILAANRTLMHGTQSTANLL; via the exons ATGATAGTACCTCTGATGAACGACCCCATCAGGAAG GTGTCTGAGATGTGTTGTGAAGTGGTCAGGAAACTGCTGAAACAGGATAAAGTGGGTCAGGCTTCACTGGCAGCGGTGAAAGTTATCTCAGGCGTGGTCAAGAGCAGGAACTATGACGTGAAACCAGAG GATTTAACAGATCGTGAGAGTCTCCATTGCATTCTCACATCCTTCCACATCCTCTCAGGACAAG GTGACGTCCTCAACATCGACCCTTTGAAATTCTATAGCCACTTGTACAAAACGCTGCTGACTATGCATGCAG GAGGTGCAAATGAAGACATTGCCATCGTGCTGCAGTGCTTGGCCGTGATGCTGACCAAGCGCAGGGAGCAGGTCACCCTGCAGAGGGCGCAGGCCTTCGTTAAAAGACTGAGCATGCTCAGTCTGCACGTGCTGCCTGACTCTTGCATGGGCATCCTGGCAGCCAATAGGACACTGATGCAT Ggtacgcaaagcactgcaaacctcttataa